The proteins below are encoded in one region of Stenotrophomonas bentonitica:
- a CDS encoding DUF885 domain-containing protein, which translates to MPYPARALALAIASLLVFSAAAPAEAAKKKANRPAAAQTRQAKPKAKPRARPAAAPARQPLVRQQSKAAQLERIYDEYWDASMRLNPLQATFQGDSRHNDQLPNILSAAYRQQSHDFTQEWLGKVEKIGPDGLTGQDLLSYQIFVRDARMSLAAEKYPAWMLPVSQYYNLGSIMAILGSGSGAQPFNTVQDYDTWSKRSVGIPPLFDQAIANMREGMRAGVVQPRDLMEKVLPQLDAVLKPTAEETIFWAPIRNMPDDFSAADKARITAEYKRMIEFRLMPAYRALRGFIATEYLPATRRTDGLSALPNGQAWYAQNIVQTTASTLTPQQIHTLAEQRVASLQEQIAAVMKENRIRGSQPKLMRSMRTDKNFQYNTPDALLMRYKQLQQQVNTRLPALLDTQPKARLEVRPVEPDRAASAAAVSYQPALPDGMRPAVLYVNTNALPSRRTWSAPAQYLHEGIPGHHVQLGLQQELDKLPRFRRLGGDIAFVEGWGLYAESLGDELGVYQDPYARIGYLQGALTRSARMVADTGVHAQGWSKKQAVDYLVKTADLPVEDATAEVERFMALPGQTLANGLGELKMMELRDKAKVAQGAAFDPRRFHAEVLRDGSMPLDILQAKIERWIAAPGAGATAPTP; encoded by the coding sequence ATGCCTTACCCCGCCCGTGCCTTGGCGCTTGCCATCGCCTCGCTGCTGGTCTTCAGCGCCGCCGCGCCCGCCGAGGCCGCCAAGAAGAAGGCCAACCGCCCGGCTGCCGCGCAGACCCGGCAGGCCAAGCCGAAGGCCAAGCCGCGCGCCCGGCCCGCCGCCGCACCCGCGCGCCAGCCGCTGGTGCGCCAGCAGAGCAAGGCCGCCCAGCTCGAACGCATCTACGACGAGTACTGGGACGCCTCGATGCGGCTCAACCCGCTGCAGGCCACCTTCCAGGGCGACAGCCGCCACAACGACCAGCTGCCCAACATCCTCTCCGCCGCGTACCGCCAGCAGTCGCATGACTTCACCCAGGAATGGCTGGGCAAGGTCGAGAAGATCGGCCCGGACGGCCTGACCGGCCAGGACCTGCTGAGCTACCAGATCTTCGTGCGCGACGCGCGCATGTCATTGGCCGCCGAAAAGTACCCGGCCTGGATGCTGCCGGTCAGCCAGTACTACAACCTGGGCAGCATCATGGCGATCCTTGGCTCCGGCTCGGGTGCGCAGCCCTTCAACACCGTGCAGGACTACGACACCTGGTCGAAGCGCTCGGTGGGCATTCCGCCGCTGTTCGACCAGGCCATCGCCAATATGCGCGAAGGCATGCGCGCCGGGGTGGTGCAGCCGCGCGACCTGATGGAAAAAGTGCTGCCACAGCTGGATGCGGTACTCAAGCCAACCGCTGAAGAGACTATCTTCTGGGCGCCGATCCGAAACATGCCGGACGACTTCTCTGCGGCAGACAAGGCGCGCATCACCGCCGAGTACAAGCGGATGATCGAATTCCGCCTGATGCCGGCCTACCGCGCGCTGCGGGGCTTCATCGCCACCGAATACCTGCCGGCCACCCGCCGCACCGACGGCCTGTCGGCGCTGCCCAACGGCCAGGCCTGGTACGCCCAGAACATCGTGCAGACCACCGCCAGCACGCTCACCCCGCAGCAGATCCATACGCTGGCCGAACAGCGCGTGGCCAGCCTGCAGGAGCAGATCGCAGCGGTGATGAAGGAAAACCGCATCCGCGGTTCGCAGCCGAAGTTGATGCGCAGCATGCGCACCGACAAGAACTTCCAGTACAACACGCCCGACGCGCTGCTGATGCGCTACAAGCAGCTGCAGCAGCAGGTCAACACGCGCCTGCCCGCCCTGCTGGACACCCAGCCCAAGGCGCGGCTGGAAGTGCGCCCGGTCGAGCCGGATCGCGCGGCCAGCGCCGCCGCAGTGAGCTACCAGCCGGCGCTGCCCGATGGCATGCGTCCGGCCGTGCTGTACGTGAACACCAATGCCCTACCCAGCCGCCGCACCTGGTCGGCACCGGCGCAGTACCTGCATGAAGGCATTCCCGGCCACCACGTGCAGCTGGGCCTGCAGCAGGAACTGGACAAGCTGCCGCGCTTCCGCCGCCTTGGTGGCGACATCGCGTTCGTGGAAGGCTGGGGCCTGTATGCCGAGTCGCTGGGCGACGAACTGGGCGTGTACCAGGATCCGTACGCACGGATCGGTTACCTGCAGGGCGCGCTGACCCGCAGTGCGCGCATGGTCGCCGACACCGGCGTGCATGCGCAGGGCTGGAGCAAGAAGCAGGCAGTGGACTACCTGGTCAAGACCGCCGACCTGCCGGTGGAAGACGCCACTGCCGAAGTCGAGCGCTTCATGGCCCTGCCCGGCCAGACCCTGGCCAACGGCTTGGGCGAACTGAAGATGATGGAGCTGCGCGACAAGGCCAAGGTTGCACAGGGAGCCGCCTTCGACCCGCGCCGCTTCCACGCCGAAGTGCTGCGCGATGGTTCGATGCCGCTGGATATCCTGCAGGCCAAGATAGAACGCTGGATCGCGGCACCGGGCGCCGGCGCTACGGCACCTACGCCCTGA
- the leuS gene encoding leucine--tRNA ligase, translating to MTSVEPNVYDPQQVESAAQAFWDATRAFEVTESSDKPKYYCLSMLPYPSGALHMGHVRNYTIGDVISRYKRMTGHNVLQPMGWDAFGLPAENAAIKNKTAPAKWTYANIEHMRGQFKAMGYAIDWSREFATCTPEYYVHEQRMFTRLMRKGLAYRRNAVVNWDPLDQTVLANEQVIDGRGWRSGALVEKREIPQWFLRITDYAQELLDGLDELPGWPESVKTMQRNWIGRSEGLEIQFDVRDADGSALDPLRVFTTRPDTVMGVTFVSIAGEHPLALHAARSNPALAALLAEMKQGGVSEAELETQEKRGMDTGLRAVHPVTGAQVPVWVANFVLMGYGTGAVMAVPGHDQRDNEFANKYGLPIRQVIALKSPRKDEGAYDATRWQDWYGDKTRETELVNSEEFDGLDFQGAFEALAERFERKAQGQRRVNYRLRDWGVSRQRYWGCPIPVIYCPKCGALPVPEEQLPVVLPEDVNFVGTGSPIKADPEWRKTTCPDCGGAAERETDTFDTFMESSWYYARYTSPGARDAVDKRGNYWLPVDQYIGGIEHAILHLMYFRFFHKLLRDARMVDSNEPAQNLLCQGMVIADTYFRQNPDGSKDWINPADVDVQRDERGRITGAVLIADGQPVEIGGTEKMSKSKNNGVDPQAMVSRYGADTVRLFSMFAAPPEQSLEWNEAGVDGMARFLRRLWAQVQKHAADGPAPALDAAALTVEQKALRRKTHETIGKVGDDYGRRHSFNTAIAAVMELMNALARFDDSSEQGRAVRQEALQATVLLLNPITPHASHALWQVLGHGETLLEDQPFPQADAGALVRDAVTLAVQVNGKLRGTIEVGADVPREQIEALGLAEPNAAKFLEGLTVRKIIIVPGKIVNIVAA from the coding sequence ATGACCAGCGTCGAACCCAACGTTTACGATCCGCAGCAGGTTGAATCCGCCGCCCAGGCCTTCTGGGACGCCACGCGCGCCTTCGAGGTGACCGAGTCTTCGGACAAGCCGAAGTACTACTGCCTTTCGATGCTGCCGTACCCGTCGGGCGCGCTGCACATGGGCCATGTGCGCAACTACACGATTGGCGATGTGATCAGCCGCTACAAGCGGATGACCGGGCACAACGTGCTGCAGCCGATGGGCTGGGATGCGTTCGGCCTGCCGGCGGAAAACGCGGCGATCAAGAACAAGACCGCGCCGGCCAAGTGGACCTACGCCAACATCGAGCACATGCGCGGCCAGTTCAAGGCCATGGGCTATGCGATCGACTGGTCGCGCGAGTTCGCCACCTGCACGCCCGAATACTACGTGCACGAACAGCGCATGTTCACCCGCCTGATGCGCAAGGGCCTGGCCTACCGCCGCAACGCGGTGGTGAACTGGGACCCGCTGGACCAGACCGTACTGGCCAACGAGCAGGTCATCGACGGCCGTGGCTGGCGCTCCGGCGCGCTGGTGGAAAAGCGCGAGATTCCGCAGTGGTTCCTGCGCATCACCGATTACGCCCAGGAACTGCTGGACGGCCTGGATGAACTGCCGGGCTGGCCGGAGTCGGTCAAGACCATGCAGCGCAACTGGATCGGCCGCTCCGAAGGGCTGGAGATCCAGTTCGACGTGCGCGACGCCGACGGAAGCGCGCTGGACCCGCTGCGCGTGTTCACCACCCGTCCCGACACGGTGATGGGCGTGACCTTCGTGTCGATTGCTGGAGAACACCCGCTGGCCCTGCACGCGGCCAGGTCGAACCCGGCGCTGGCGGCACTGCTGGCCGAGATGAAGCAGGGCGGTGTGTCCGAAGCGGAACTGGAAACCCAGGAAAAGCGCGGCATGGACACCGGCCTGCGCGCCGTGCACCCGGTCACCGGCGCCCAGGTGCCGGTGTGGGTGGCCAACTTCGTGCTGATGGGCTACGGCACCGGCGCGGTCATGGCCGTGCCCGGCCACGACCAGCGCGACAATGAATTCGCCAACAAGTACGGCCTGCCGATCCGCCAGGTGATCGCGCTGAAGTCGCCGCGCAAGGACGAAGGCGCCTACGACGCGACCCGCTGGCAGGACTGGTACGGCGACAAGACCCGCGAAACCGAGCTGGTCAACTCCGAAGAATTCGACGGCCTGGACTTCCAGGGCGCCTTCGAGGCACTGGCCGAGCGCTTCGAGCGCAAGGCCCAGGGCCAGCGCCGCGTGAACTACCGCCTGCGCGACTGGGGCGTGAGCCGCCAGCGCTACTGGGGCTGCCCGATCCCGGTGATCTACTGCCCGAAGTGCGGCGCCCTGCCGGTGCCGGAAGAGCAGCTGCCGGTGGTGCTGCCGGAAGACGTCAACTTCGTCGGTACCGGTTCGCCGATCAAGGCCGACCCGGAATGGCGCAAGACCACCTGCCCGGACTGCGGCGGCGCGGCCGAGCGTGAAACCGACACCTTCGACACCTTCATGGAGTCCAGCTGGTACTACGCGCGCTACACCTCGCCCGGTGCCCGCGACGCGGTGGACAAGCGCGGCAACTACTGGCTGCCGGTGGACCAGTACATCGGTGGCATCGAGCACGCGATCCTGCACCTGATGTACTTCCGTTTCTTCCACAAGCTTCTGCGCGATGCGCGCATGGTGGACAGCAACGAACCGGCGCAGAACCTGCTGTGCCAGGGCATGGTGATTGCCGATACCTACTTCCGCCAGAATCCGGACGGCTCCAAGGACTGGATCAACCCGGCCGACGTGGACGTGCAGCGCGACGAGCGCGGCCGCATCACCGGTGCGGTGCTGATCGCCGACGGCCAGCCGGTGGAGATCGGCGGTACCGAGAAGATGTCCAAGTCCAAGAACAATGGCGTGGACCCGCAGGCCATGGTCAGCCGCTACGGCGCCGACACCGTACGCCTGTTCTCGATGTTCGCCGCACCGCCGGAGCAGTCGCTGGAGTGGAACGAAGCCGGCGTGGACGGCATGGCGCGCTTCCTGCGCCGCCTGTGGGCGCAGGTGCAGAAGCACGCCGCCGACGGCCCGGCCCCGGCGCTGGACGCCGCTGCGCTGACCGTCGAACAGAAGGCGCTGCGCCGCAAGACCCATGAAACCATCGGCAAGGTCGGCGACGACTACGGCCGCCGCCACAGCTTCAACACCGCCATCGCGGCGGTGATGGAGCTGATGAACGCGCTGGCCAGGTTCGATGACAGCTCCGAGCAGGGCCGTGCGGTCCGCCAGGAAGCGCTGCAGGCCACCGTGCTGCTGCTCAACCCGATCACCCCGCATGCCAGCCATGCGTTGTGGCAGGTGCTGGGCCATGGCGAAACGCTGCTGGAAGACCAGCCGTTCCCGCAGGCCGATGCTGGCGCGCTGGTGCGTGATGCAGTGACCCTGGCCGTGCAGGTCAACGGCAAGCTGCGTGGCACCATCGAGGTCGGTGCCGACGTTCCGCGCGAGCAGATCGAAGCGCTGGGCCTGGCCGAGCCGAATGCGGCGAAGT
- a CDS encoding FecR family protein: MSSTHCARLRACFTRLPILLALLLSAFPLLAQDWNYRVRPGDTLWDLGALYLKPGVPWQQLQAHNRIADPYRLPPGTALHFPIAWLQVQPAPARVLAVRGPVQARQGPNGALRAVVEGELLGIGMQLLTGADASVTLAFADDSRLQLRERSQLHLDQLSRYGRTGMVDTRLRLEQGRSSHQVTPAKGPASRYIIDAPTATSSVRGTRFRVSAGGYGRVAATEVLEGRVQVGNARGQRQVGRGQATRNRALAARPEAPEALLPAPALALETLRLDTLPAQVAWKPVAQATQYRVEVVRADQPEILLFARDTADAQLTVPDLPPGLLRLLVRAVSADGVEGLDTEVDFQVHDQPSAPLTVRPVNAETVASPRPRFQWSRVDGAASSVLQVATDPQFLQPLLEQEGRTTQLRANTDLAPGAYFWRVASRDASGQRGRFSQPVALQVSDAPVDPALQPPQAAKGQLTLRWQAGTPGQRYRVQLDRRGDFASPLLDAERDQPEVSLKRPWHGTLHVRVQYIDDDGYAGPFSPAQQVTLPCRTCYGAAGGGALLLLLLL; the protein is encoded by the coding sequence GTGAGTTCGACCCATTGCGCGCGCCTTCGCGCCTGCTTCACCCGCCTGCCGATCCTGCTGGCGTTGCTGCTCTCCGCCTTCCCGCTGCTGGCCCAGGACTGGAACTACCGGGTCCGCCCCGGCGACACCCTGTGGGACCTGGGTGCCCTGTACCTCAAGCCCGGCGTGCCGTGGCAGCAGTTGCAGGCGCACAACCGGATCGCCGACCCCTACCGCCTGCCGCCCGGCACCGCACTGCACTTCCCGATCGCCTGGCTGCAGGTGCAACCGGCCCCGGCCCGGGTGCTGGCAGTTCGCGGCCCGGTGCAGGCGCGCCAGGGTCCGAACGGTGCGCTGCGCGCCGTGGTGGAAGGCGAACTGCTCGGCATCGGCATGCAACTGCTGACCGGCGCCGACGCCAGCGTCACCCTCGCCTTCGCCGACGATTCGCGCCTGCAGCTGCGCGAGCGCTCGCAGCTGCACCTGGACCAGCTCAGCCGCTACGGGCGCACCGGCATGGTCGACACCCGCCTGCGCCTGGAACAGGGCCGCAGCAGCCATCAGGTCACGCCGGCCAAGGGCCCGGCCTCGCGCTACATCATCGACGCGCCCACCGCGACCAGCAGCGTGCGCGGCACCCGCTTCCGGGTCAGCGCCGGTGGCTACGGTCGCGTGGCCGCGACGGAGGTGCTGGAAGGCCGCGTGCAGGTCGGCAACGCGCGTGGCCAGCGCCAGGTCGGGCGCGGCCAGGCCACGCGCAACCGCGCCCTGGCGGCCCGCCCGGAAGCGCCTGAAGCGCTGCTGCCCGCCCCTGCCCTGGCCCTGGAAACGCTGCGTCTGGACACCCTGCCCGCCCAGGTTGCGTGGAAACCAGTAGCGCAAGCCACCCAGTACCGGGTAGAAGTGGTGCGCGCCGACCAACCGGAGATTCTGTTGTTCGCCAGGGACACCGCCGACGCCCAGCTCACCGTGCCCGACCTGCCGCCCGGCCTGTTGCGGCTGCTGGTGCGCGCGGTGAGCGCTGACGGCGTGGAAGGCCTGGACACCGAAGTGGACTTCCAGGTGCACGACCAGCCGTCCGCGCCGTTGACCGTGCGCCCGGTCAATGCCGAGACGGTCGCCAGCCCGCGCCCGCGTTTCCAGTGGAGCCGGGTGGACGGCGCGGCCAGCAGCGTGCTGCAGGTCGCCACCGATCCGCAGTTCCTGCAGCCGCTGCTGGAACAGGAAGGGCGTACCACGCAGCTGCGCGCCAATACCGACCTCGCCCCTGGCGCCTACTTCTGGCGGGTCGCCTCGCGCGATGCCAGCGGCCAGCGCGGCCGCTTCAGCCAGCCGGTGGCGCTGCAGGTCAGCGACGCGCCGGTCGACCCGGCACTGCAACCGCCGCAGGCCGCCAAGGGCCAGCTCACCCTTCGCTGGCAGGCCGGCACGCCCGGCCAGCGCTACCGCGTGCAACTGGACCGCCGCGGCGATTTCGCCTCGCCGCTGCTCGATGCCGAGCGCGATCAACCGGAGGTCAGCCTGAAGCGCCCGTGGCACGGCACCCTGCACGTGCGCGTGCAGTACATCGACGACGACGGTTATGCCGGCCCGTTCTCGCCCGCCCAGCAGGTCACGCTGCCCTGCCGCACCTGCTACGGCGCCGCGGGTGGCGGCGCCTTGTTGCTGCTCCTGCTGCTGTGA
- a CDS encoding CHASE2 domain-containing protein produces the protein MRPLTLPWPRRIVLAVLVGALAALASYAQVFWKQDEAIFDTFVGSWEYPPDPRLLVVAIDDASLQQLGQWPWPRSTHARLLDRLTAAGSQRVGLDLVLSEPDRQDSAQDAELAAAIRRNGNVVLPVLAAPSSGPRMAEELLPIPLIAANASTLGHSDIEVEADGVARGLYLTAGIGSPHWPAFGLALANLRGPLPGLRDPEVDTTSPYQWHRNHYVRVRFAGPPERFPQVSYVDVLNGEVDPTVLRDRLVLVGMTASGIAPRLLTPTTRERWMSGTEYQANVASMLLSGKVINVLAPPWQAVLSALLVALCALGLTLPRALLCAVLALPLTLLGSFVLLRVGQVWFAPAAALGCMLAVICAWVLWRISAWRRQANSDALTGLGNRLRFEQTLQQEHDAGRRSGRPLTLVLIDVDHFKQHNDRHGHHAGDAVLRRIAAEIRAHARRPRDMAARFGGDEFALILPDTTSEGAVQVIQDLIASVRAMSLSLGDGHDAQITLSVGLFTRVPSAITEPRHYFEGADAALYRAKAAGRDGYAAEEPGL, from the coding sequence GTGAGGCCGCTCACGCTCCCCTGGCCCCGGCGCATCGTGCTTGCGGTGCTGGTGGGAGCGTTGGCCGCGCTGGCCAGCTACGCGCAGGTGTTCTGGAAACAGGACGAGGCGATCTTCGACACGTTCGTGGGGTCGTGGGAGTACCCGCCCGATCCGCGCCTGCTGGTGGTGGCGATCGACGACGCCAGCCTGCAGCAGTTGGGGCAGTGGCCGTGGCCGCGCTCCACCCATGCGCGCCTGCTCGACCGCCTGACCGCCGCCGGCAGCCAGCGCGTGGGGCTGGACCTGGTGCTGTCCGAACCGGACCGCCAGGACAGCGCGCAGGACGCCGAACTGGCCGCCGCGATCCGCCGCAATGGAAACGTGGTGCTGCCGGTGCTGGCCGCGCCGTCCAGCGGCCCGCGCATGGCCGAAGAGCTGCTGCCGATTCCGCTGATCGCCGCCAACGCGAGCACGCTCGGCCACAGCGATATCGAAGTGGAGGCCGACGGCGTTGCGCGCGGCCTGTACCTCACCGCCGGGATCGGCTCACCGCACTGGCCGGCATTCGGCCTGGCACTGGCCAACCTGCGCGGCCCCCTGCCGGGCCTGCGCGACCCGGAGGTCGACACGACCTCGCCCTATCAGTGGCACCGCAACCACTACGTGCGGGTGCGCTTCGCCGGCCCGCCCGAGCGGTTCCCGCAGGTGTCCTACGTCGACGTGCTCAACGGCGAGGTCGACCCGACGGTGCTGCGCGACCGCCTGGTGCTGGTCGGCATGACCGCCAGCGGCATCGCCCCGCGCCTGCTCACCCCGACCACGCGCGAGCGCTGGATGAGCGGCACCGAGTACCAGGCCAACGTGGCCTCGATGCTGCTCAGCGGCAAGGTCATCAACGTGCTGGCGCCGCCGTGGCAGGCCGTGCTGAGCGCGCTGCTGGTGGCCTTGTGCGCACTCGGCCTGACCCTGCCGCGTGCGCTGCTGTGCGCGGTGCTGGCGTTGCCGCTGACCCTGTTGGGCAGCTTCGTGTTGCTGCGTGTTGGCCAGGTCTGGTTTGCGCCGGCCGCCGCGCTCGGCTGCATGCTGGCGGTGATCTGCGCCTGGGTGCTGTGGCGGATCAGCGCCTGGCGCCGACAGGCCAACAGTGACGCGCTGACCGGCCTGGGCAACCGCCTGCGCTTCGAACAGACCCTGCAGCAGGAACACGACGCCGGCCGCCGCAGTGGCCGCCCGCTGACCCTGGTGCTGATCGACGTGGATCATTTCAAACAGCACAACGACCGCCATGGCCACCACGCCGGCGACGCGGTACTGCGCCGCATCGCCGCCGAGATCCGCGCCCACGCCCGCCGCCCGCGCGACATGGCCGCGCGTTTCGGCGGCGACGAATTCGCCCTGATCCTGCCGGACACCACCTCCGAAGGCGCCGTGCAGGTCATCCAGGACCTGATTGCCTCGGTACGCGCCATGTCGCTGTCGCTCGGCGACGGCCACGACGCCCAGATCACCCTGAGCGTCGGCCTGTTCACCCGTGTCCCCAGCGCCATCACCGAACCGCGCCACTACTTCGAAGGCGCCGACGCCGCCCTGTACCGCGCCAAGGCCGCCGGCCGCGACGGTTACGCAGCGGAAGAACCCGGGCTGTAA
- a CDS encoding DUF998 domain-containing protein, whose translation MPMMKTLRRFDPLLGATAAVLFLASVLGFGAALPGYLPLGHPVALLGAIGVPHAGAFDLLGFVLPGLLAAVVALRLLARVPVTAPWTPRVGGQMLVLSGLAFAAMGVLPLDANDIESPASQYHASAWMVWVLAFVPGALMSGLGARRLPGWGRLAALHLAAGLAVLVGAFVLQALMPAPVAQRVAFVAWALWLAAALPVASRVHHR comes from the coding sequence ATGCCCATGATGAAAACACTGCGACGCTTCGATCCCCTGCTGGGTGCCACGGCGGCGGTGCTGTTCCTCGCCTCGGTGCTGGGCTTTGGTGCGGCCCTGCCGGGCTACCTGCCGCTGGGCCACCCGGTGGCGCTGCTGGGCGCGATCGGGGTGCCGCACGCCGGTGCCTTCGACCTGCTGGGCTTCGTACTGCCGGGGTTGCTGGCCGCCGTAGTGGCGCTGCGGCTGCTGGCGCGGGTGCCGGTGACCGCGCCGTGGACGCCGCGCGTGGGCGGGCAGATGCTGGTGCTGTCCGGCCTGGCGTTCGCCGCGATGGGCGTGCTGCCGCTGGACGCCAACGATATCGAGAGCCCGGCCAGCCAGTACCACGCCAGCGCGTGGATGGTCTGGGTGCTGGCATTCGTGCCCGGCGCACTGATGTCCGGACTGGGCGCGCGGCGCCTGCCGGGCTGGGGCCGGCTGGCCGCGCTGCACCTGGCCGCAGGCCTGGCCGTGCTGGTCGGGGCGTTCGTGCTGCAGGCGCTGATGCCCGCGCCGGTCGCACAGCGGGTGGCCTTCGTGGCCTGGGCGCTGTGGCTGGCCGCCGCGCTGCCGGTGGCCAGCCGGGTCCACCACCGCTGA
- a CDS encoding DUF4442 domain-containing protein has product MKASLFRHGINLWPPFLFAGIHVTEVSADYRYVRVELRMRPWNRNYVGTHFGGSLFAMTDPFWMLTVMQNLGSDYYVWDRAGEIEFLKPGRGTVTAEFRLDDAILDELRAATASGEKYLHWFSNDVVDEKGEVVARVRKQVYLRLKPKAR; this is encoded by the coding sequence ATGAAAGCCAGCCTGTTCCGCCACGGCATCAACCTGTGGCCGCCCTTCCTCTTCGCCGGCATCCACGTGACCGAGGTCAGTGCCGATTACCGGTATGTCCGGGTTGAGCTGCGCATGCGGCCGTGGAACAGAAACTACGTGGGCACGCATTTTGGCGGCAGCCTGTTTGCGATGACCGACCCGTTCTGGATGCTGACGGTGATGCAGAACCTGGGCAGCGATTACTACGTGTGGGATCGGGCCGGGGAGATCGAGTTTCTGAAACCCGGCCGCGGCACGGTCACCGCCGAGTTCCGGCTGGACGATGCGATCCTGGACGAGCTGCGCGCGGCTACCGCAAGTGGCGAGAAGTACCTCCACTGGTTCAGCAACGATGTGGTGGATGAGAAGGGCGAAGTGGTGGCCCGCGTGCGCAAGCAGGTTTACCTGAGGCTGAAGCCGAAAGCCCGGTAG
- the trxA gene encoding thioredoxin — MSELSYVFDATTETFEAQVLQKSLQTPVLVDFWATWCEPCKTLGPMLEKLAGEYNGAFELAKVDVDKEQQIAAAFQIRSVPTVFLVKGGQIVDGFPGALPEGQLREFLTQHGVLPAEAPAEAAAEPAALDPQAQVDVLRASIAAEPDKEELKLELALALLQTGGTDEARALIDALPANLSTDDRAVRARARLDFAKALQDAPAAEQLEARIAADGNDLQARHLRGVQLLLGGQDEAALEQFLVMLQKDASYSEGLPRKLLIDAFRVIDDAALVGRYRRSMSALLF, encoded by the coding sequence ATGAGCGAGCTGTCCTACGTCTTTGACGCCACCACTGAAACCTTCGAAGCGCAGGTCCTGCAGAAGTCCCTGCAGACCCCGGTGCTGGTCGATTTCTGGGCCACCTGGTGCGAGCCCTGCAAGACCCTGGGCCCGATGCTGGAGAAGCTGGCCGGCGAGTACAACGGCGCCTTCGAGCTGGCCAAGGTCGACGTGGACAAGGAGCAGCAGATCGCAGCAGCGTTCCAGATCCGCTCGGTACCGACCGTGTTCCTGGTCAAGGGCGGCCAGATCGTCGACGGCTTCCCCGGTGCGCTGCCGGAAGGCCAGCTGCGCGAGTTCCTGACCCAGCACGGCGTGCTGCCGGCCGAGGCCCCTGCCGAAGCGGCCGCCGAGCCGGCCGCGCTGGACCCGCAGGCACAGGTGGACGTGCTGCGCGCGAGCATCGCCGCCGAGCCGGACAAGGAGGAGCTGAAGCTTGAACTGGCGCTGGCCCTGCTGCAGACCGGCGGCACCGACGAAGCGCGAGCGCTGATCGACGCGCTGCCGGCCAACCTCTCTACCGACGACCGCGCGGTGCGTGCCCGCGCCCGCCTGGACTTCGCCAAGGCGCTGCAGGACGCGCCTGCGGCGGAACAGCTGGAGGCGCGCATCGCGGCCGATGGCAATGACCTGCAGGCCCGCCACCTGCGCGGCGTGCAGCTGCTGCTGGGCGGCCAGGACGAGGCCGCACTGGAACAGTTCCTGGTGATGCTGCAGAAGGACGCCAGCTACAGCGAGGGGCTGCCGCGCAAGCTGCTGATCGACGCCTTCCGGGTGATCGACGATGCCGCGCTGGTCGGTCGTTACCGTCGTTCGATGTCCGCATTGCTGTTCTGA
- a CDS encoding DUF502 domain-containing protein, which translates to MSTEAPHLVPRPSLQRLFLTGLLTLLPIWLTWVVIKFVFVLLSGISSPLVVPLSAQIAASFPHYLGWIRVEWMQNVIGLLATLLVILSVGVLSRRVIGQRLLRWFGAVIKRIPLASIIYESAKKLLDMLQTEPGTTQRVVLIDFPHRDMKAVGLVTRVIREQGTGRELAAVYVPTTPNPTSGYLEIVPVELLTPTDWTVDQAMSFIISGGAVAPESVPFTRAGER; encoded by the coding sequence ATGTCGACCGAAGCCCCCCACCTCGTTCCGCGCCCTTCCCTGCAGCGCCTGTTCCTGACCGGCCTGCTCACCCTGCTGCCGATCTGGTTGACCTGGGTGGTCATCAAGTTCGTGTTCGTGCTGCTCTCGGGCATCAGCAGCCCGCTGGTCGTGCCGCTGTCGGCGCAGATCGCCGCCTCGTTCCCGCACTACCTCGGCTGGATCCGGGTCGAGTGGATGCAGAACGTGATCGGCCTGCTCGCCACCCTTCTGGTCATCCTGAGCGTGGGCGTGCTGAGCCGGCGCGTGATCGGCCAGCGCCTGCTGCGCTGGTTCGGCGCGGTGATCAAGCGCATTCCGCTGGCCAGCATCATCTATGAAAGCGCCAAGAAGCTGCTGGACATGCTGCAGACCGAGCCGGGCACCACCCAGCGCGTGGTGCTGATCGACTTCCCGCACCGGGACATGAAGGCGGTGGGGCTGGTGACCCGGGTGATCCGTGAACAGGGCACCGGGCGCGAGCTGGCGGCAGTGTATGTGCCGACCACGCCGAATCCGACCTCGGGGTATCTGGAAATCGTGCCGGTGGAGCTGCTGACCCCGACCGACTGGACCGTGGACCAGGCGATGAGTTTCATTATTTCCGGCGGGGCGGTGGCGCCTGAGAGCGTGCCGTTCACGCGGGCTGGGGAACGCTGA